One genomic window of Octopus bimaculoides isolate UCB-OBI-ISO-001 chromosome 2, ASM119413v2, whole genome shotgun sequence includes the following:
- the LOC106882426 gene encoding probable 28S ribosomal protein S26, mitochondrial: MSFQICATRILKQELTSLTHPTGQVGPLIQSIRWVKPRYKPIAKSKQFYVREPTPQDPEEQKRLKFLNNEYSTYLRALRTHFLNEIRERPKITHNQNRSEDFRQLLLENDKWNAQVAQEREADMARLSELDAERKKLKSESYQQYRLDRMIEAEKKFSAELEKPFISLQDLDKEIALAIDSKVNYNFAIDKKGNLYKEEEPKLLEEKPENTKSE, encoded by the exons ATGTCATTCCAAATCTGTGCAACGCGAATTTTGAAACAAGAACTAACCTCTCTAACACACCCTACGGGACAAGTTGGGCCGTTGATTCAAAGTATCAGATGGGTCAAACCTCGCTATAAACCAATTGCTAAGAGTAAACAGTTTTATGTTCGTGAGCCAACACCACAGGATCCTGAAGAGCAAAAAAGACTGAAGTTCTTAAATAATGAATATTCCACATATCTTCGGGCACTAAg GACACATTTCTTAAATGAGATAAGAGAAAGACCAAAAATAACACACAACCAGAATAGAAGTGAAGATTTTAGACAATTATTGTTAGAAAATGATAAATGGAATGCCCAGGTGGCACAAGAAAG AGAAGCTGATATGGCAAGACTATCAGAATTGGATGCTGAGAGGAAAAAATTGAAGAGCGAGAGCTATCAACAGTATAGGCTTGACAGGATGATTGAAGCTGAAAAGAAATTCTCAGCTGAATTA GAGAAACCATTTATCTCACTTCAAGATCTTGACAAAGAGATTGCACTTGCCATAGACTCtaaagttaattataattttgctATTGACAAAAAAGGAAATCTTTACAAAGAGGAGGAACCGAAGTTACTAGAAGAGAAACCAGAAAATACCAAATCTGagtaa